From the genome of Cytobacillus firmus, one region includes:
- a CDS encoding universal stress protein: protein MFKKILMAADGSDHSIRAAAKAIQLAEQNRDSEITVVYAVDGQTSKEDILHHFDKSIVDQVRKKRLEPIESLLKEKGISYEIKILQGEPGPAIVEFANKMDFDVAVVGSRGLNTLQEMVLGSVSHKIAKRVKAPVMIVK, encoded by the coding sequence GTGTTTAAAAAAATATTGATGGCTGCAGATGGATCTGATCATTCCATTCGGGCAGCCGCTAAAGCCATTCAACTGGCTGAACAGAATCGTGATTCTGAGATAACTGTAGTGTATGCCGTTGATGGCCAGACCTCAAAGGAAGATATCCTTCACCATTTTGATAAGAGTATAGTGGACCAGGTGAGGAAAAAACGTTTAGAGCCAATAGAAAGCTTATTAAAAGAGAAGGGCATTTCATATGAAATAAAAATACTGCAGGGAGAGCCTGGACCAGCCATTGTGGAGTTTGCCAACAAGATGGATTTTGATGTTGCTGTAGTTGGCAGCCGGGGTTTGAATACTCTCCAGGAAATGGTGCTCGGAAGTGTCAGCCATAAAATAGCTAAGCGTGTGAAAGCGCCTGTTATGATTGTTAAGTAA
- a CDS encoding alpha/beta hydrolase, producing the protein MIGCMCIHGFTGAPFEVEPLAEYLKEHTDWEISVPTLPGHGDELKLKGIAYNKWIEHAEEELKRLISRCEKVYVIGFSMGGLIASYLTVHYPVDKLVLLSAAAYYVNPKQLFFDIKEMVRDAFRGNLADNEMFVRYKRKISATPITATLQFRRLVASIRPILNQITVPTLIAQGESDGVVPPRSARYLYNNIGSSAKKLIFIKDSKHLICHCGEGDRLFQEILGFLQKKPE; encoded by the coding sequence ATGATTGGCTGCATGTGCATACATGGTTTTACAGGAGCTCCATTTGAAGTAGAACCTTTGGCAGAGTATTTAAAAGAGCATACAGACTGGGAGATTTCCGTGCCGACATTGCCGGGTCATGGTGATGAGTTAAAGCTGAAAGGAATCGCCTACAATAAGTGGATTGAGCATGCAGAGGAAGAACTGAAGAGGCTGATCAGCCGCTGTGAGAAAGTATATGTCATCGGTTTTTCAATGGGCGGCTTGATTGCCAGCTATTTAACTGTACATTACCCTGTAGATAAATTGGTTCTGCTCAGTGCTGCTGCCTATTACGTGAACCCGAAGCAGCTATTCTTTGATATTAAAGAGATGGTAAGAGATGCTTTCAGGGGCAACCTGGCTGACAATGAAATGTTCGTCAGATATAAGCGGAAAATCAGTGCGACACCGATTACGGCAACACTACAATTCCGCAGGCTTGTGGCTTCTATCAGGCCCATTTTAAATCAGATCACCGTGCCGACATTAATTGCGCAGGGTGAAAGTGATGGAGTTGTGCCTCCGAGAAGCGCCCGATATTTATATAATAATATTGGTTCATCAGCCAAAAAGTTAATATTTATAAAAGACTCTAAGCATCTTATCTGCCATTGCGGGGAAGGGGACCGCCTCTTTCAGGAGATCCTTGGCTTTCTGCAAAAAAAGCCAGAATGA
- a CDS encoding D-alanine--D-alanine ligase, which produces MKTKVGLLYGGKSAEHKVSMQTAMAVIKALDLEKFEIHPIYISEEGRWVKGPQLQGPVSNVKELEFSQGEALPPTALAPTLFQDAQEKGPFDVIFPLLHGPNGEDGTVQGLLELLNLPYVGNGVLASSAGMDKVIMKNIFAQAGLPQVKYVWFIRSEWENGTEAAYEKVEKELGYPCFVKPANLGSSVGISKCMNRSELEGAFKEAFQFDRKIIIEEGVTAREIEAGVLGNDNPECSVAGEIVPKVEFYDYKAKYEDGDTALIIPAEISESEYSELSDMAIKAFKALDCSGLVRADFFLTREGKLYINEVNTMPGFTPFSMFPLLWKHTGVEYPQLIEKLVNLAIERHAEKQSIRHTM; this is translated from the coding sequence ATGAAAACAAAGGTTGGCCTTTTATACGGCGGGAAATCTGCAGAGCATAAAGTTTCTATGCAGACTGCAATGGCTGTCATTAAAGCATTGGATTTAGAGAAATTTGAAATTCATCCTATTTATATATCTGAAGAAGGCCGATGGGTGAAGGGCCCTCAATTGCAAGGTCCTGTTTCCAATGTAAAGGAGCTGGAATTCTCCCAGGGGGAAGCACTTCCTCCAACAGCATTGGCACCGACCCTTTTCCAGGATGCTCAGGAGAAAGGCCCATTTGATGTCATCTTCCCGCTGCTTCACGGTCCGAACGGAGAAGACGGCACAGTTCAGGGGCTGCTTGAGCTCTTAAACCTGCCATATGTGGGGAATGGAGTATTGGCTTCATCAGCGGGTATGGATAAGGTCATCATGAAAAATATATTTGCACAGGCAGGCCTGCCGCAGGTGAAGTATGTCTGGTTTATCCGCAGTGAGTGGGAAAATGGAACTGAGGCAGCGTATGAAAAAGTGGAAAAAGAACTCGGCTACCCGTGTTTCGTAAAACCGGCCAACCTGGGTTCCAGTGTGGGCATCAGCAAATGCATGAACCGCTCAGAGCTTGAAGGAGCATTTAAAGAAGCTTTCCAATTTGACCGTAAAATCATTATTGAAGAAGGCGTCACTGCAAGAGAAATTGAAGCTGGCGTGCTGGGCAATGATAATCCGGAATGCTCTGTTGCCGGTGAGATTGTGCCGAAGGTTGAATTCTATGACTATAAAGCGAAATATGAGGATGGAGACACAGCATTAATCATTCCTGCTGAAATCTCCGAGAGTGAGTACAGCGAACTGAGCGACATGGCCATTAAGGCATTTAAAGCCCTTGACTGTTCAGGTCTTGTCCGGGCTGATTTCTTCTTAACAAGAGAGGGTAAGCTATACATTAATGAAGTCAACACCATGCCGGGCTTTACACCTTTCAGCATGTTCCCGCTTCTGTGGAAGCATACGGGAGTAGAATATCCTCAGCTGATTGAGAAGCTTGTCAATTTGGCCATCGAACGCCATGCTGAGAAACAAAGCATCAGACACACCATGTAA
- a CDS encoding dicarboxylate/amino acid:cation symporter, whose protein sequence is MKFGLLPRIIAAIALGILIGSFSPQWLIQLFATFNGLFGNFLGFAIPLIIIGFIAPGIGSMGKGAGKLLGITTGFAYASTITAGLIAYFSATVLYPILLKNQSFKEFENPEDALLSPFFQVDMPPVMGVMTALLISFTLGLGLAAIKGNTLQNAMNDFRDIIEKLIEKVIIPLLPVHIFGIFANMTQGGQVGAIISVFAKVFVMIIALHLLFLLLQYSAAGSLMKANPLRLMKNMMPAYFTALGTQSSASTIPVTLKQVKKLGAREKVADFSVPLLATIHLSGSTITIVSCAIAVMMLQGQTASFAEILPFILMLGITMIAAPGVPGGAVMAALGLLESMLGFNETMLALMIALYLAQDSFGTACNVTGDGALTLLSDKASGKDKKLQPQSAVKAG, encoded by the coding sequence ATGAAGTTCGGTTTGCTTCCCAGAATTATTGCAGCTATTGCATTGGGTATTTTAATAGGTTCTTTTTCCCCCCAATGGCTTATTCAGCTATTTGCTACTTTTAATGGACTGTTCGGAAACTTTCTTGGTTTCGCAATTCCGCTAATTATTATCGGCTTCATCGCGCCGGGAATCGGCAGCATGGGGAAAGGCGCAGGGAAACTGCTTGGGATTACAACCGGTTTTGCTTATGCTTCTACAATTACTGCCGGTTTAATTGCCTATTTTTCTGCGACAGTGTTATATCCTATCCTATTAAAAAACCAAAGCTTCAAAGAGTTTGAGAATCCTGAGGATGCATTACTTTCACCCTTTTTCCAGGTGGACATGCCTCCGGTAATGGGTGTCATGACGGCACTGCTGATTTCATTCACTTTAGGCCTGGGATTGGCCGCAATTAAAGGAAACACTCTGCAAAATGCGATGAATGATTTCCGTGATATTATTGAAAAACTGATTGAAAAGGTCATTATTCCTTTACTTCCTGTCCATATTTTCGGGATCTTTGCCAATATGACGCAAGGCGGACAGGTTGGCGCCATTATTTCTGTATTTGCCAAAGTATTTGTCATGATTATTGCTCTTCATCTTTTATTTTTACTGCTTCAATATTCAGCGGCCGGCAGCCTGATGAAAGCCAATCCGCTTAGACTCATGAAAAATATGATGCCTGCTTACTTTACGGCGCTTGGAACCCAGTCATCCGCCTCCACGATTCCTGTTACGCTTAAACAGGTTAAAAAGCTTGGTGCACGTGAAAAAGTTGCGGATTTCTCTGTACCATTACTGGCAACCATCCATCTTTCCGGAAGCACAATCACCATTGTGAGCTGTGCCATCGCCGTGATGATGCTGCAGGGTCAAACGGCATCATTTGCAGAAATCCTGCCTTTCATTTTAATGCTTGGAATCACAATGATTGCAGCTCCCGGTGTCCCTGGAGGAGCTGTCATGGCCGCATTGGGTCTGCTTGAAAGCATGCTCGGATTCAATGAAACTATGCTTGCGCTAATGATTGCCCTCTACCTTGCCCAGGACAGCTTTGGAACTGCGTGCAATGTAACAGGGGACGGTGCTCTGACGTTGCTGTCTGATAAGGCAAGCGGCAAAGATAAGAAGCTTCAGCCTCAATCTGCTGTGAAAGCCGGCTGA
- a CDS encoding SulP family inorganic anion transporter, with product MKVLSKKEQWFGNVKGDILAGIVVALALIPEAIAFSIIAGVDPMIGLYASFCIAVTIAIVGGRPGMISAATGAMALLMVTLVADHGLQYLFAATILTGVLQILFGVLKLARFMKFIPRAVMIGFVNALAILIFMAQLEQFVDATWVMYAMVAGALAIIYLFPRFTKAVPSPLVAIIVITIIAIMTKSDVRTVGDMGAITSALPAFFIPDVPFNLETLKIIFPYSIALAIVGLLESLLTASIVDDMTDTASDKNMESRGQGIANIVSGLFGGMAGCAMIGQSVINVKSGGRGRLSALVAGTFLMFLILVLGNIVVQIPMAALVGVMIMVSIGTFDWSSIKGLAKTPVTDSIVMVTTTVTTVFTHDLSKGVFAGIILSAIFFVAKISKVHVTSRIEGDKKIYAVTGQVFFASVDELVAAFDFNEELKEVEIDFKQAHVWDDSGVAAIDKVVLKLRDNGVLVRLSGLNAPSSNLIERLAVHRKPGAKLSGH from the coding sequence TTGAAAGTTTTATCAAAAAAAGAACAATGGTTTGGTAATGTGAAGGGAGATATCCTTGCAGGGATCGTAGTGGCATTGGCGCTTATTCCTGAGGCAATTGCATTCTCCATTATTGCGGGTGTCGATCCGATGATTGGATTGTATGCTTCATTCTGTATAGCTGTGACCATTGCTATAGTGGGCGGAAGGCCTGGGATGATTTCTGCTGCAACCGGTGCGATGGCGTTATTGATGGTTACTTTAGTAGCTGATCACGGACTGCAGTATTTATTTGCTGCGACTATTTTGACGGGAGTTCTGCAGATTTTATTCGGTGTGCTTAAGCTGGCCCGTTTTATGAAGTTCATTCCGCGGGCGGTGATGATTGGGTTTGTTAACGCATTGGCGATTTTAATTTTTATGGCTCAGCTGGAGCAATTCGTAGATGCTACTTGGGTGATGTATGCAATGGTTGCCGGTGCACTGGCGATTATTTATCTTTTCCCGAGATTTACGAAAGCAGTGCCATCTCCTCTGGTGGCTATTATTGTTATTACGATCATTGCCATCATGACAAAGAGTGATGTGCGCACTGTTGGCGATATGGGGGCCATCACATCAGCCCTTCCGGCATTCTTTATACCGGATGTTCCATTTAACCTTGAGACTCTGAAGATTATTTTCCCGTACTCTATTGCCCTTGCGATCGTGGGCTTGCTTGAATCTTTGCTGACTGCATCCATTGTTGATGACATGACCGATACGGCCAGTGATAAGAATATGGAAAGCCGCGGACAGGGAATTGCGAATATCGTGTCCGGTTTATTCGGCGGAATGGCAGGCTGTGCCATGATTGGACAGTCCGTCATAAATGTGAAATCAGGCGGAAGAGGCAGACTATCTGCTTTGGTAGCCGGCACATTCCTTATGTTTCTGATTTTAGTATTAGGAAATATTGTCGTTCAAATACCGATGGCTGCATTAGTCGGAGTTATGATCATGGTTTCGATCGGCACTTTTGACTGGTCTTCCATTAAAGGACTTGCTAAGACGCCTGTCACTGATTCGATTGTTATGGTGACAACGACTGTTACAACTGTGTTCACTCATGACTTATCAAAAGGAGTTTTCGCGGGGATTATCCTAAGTGCGATCTTCTTTGTCGCTAAAATTTCGAAAGTGCATGTTACTTCACGAATTGAAGGAGATAAGAAAATATACGCTGTAACAGGCCAGGTTTTCTTTGCTTCTGTAGATGAACTTGTAGCAGCATTCGACTTTAACGAAGAATTAAAAGAAGTTGAAATTGATTTTAAACAGGCGCATGTCTGGGATGACTCAGGTGTAGCTGCTATCGATAAGGTTGTATTAAAGCTTCGGGACAATGGTGTGCTGGTCCGCCTATCAGGGTTAAACGCGCCAAGCTCAAATTTGATTGAACGTTTGGCCGTTCACCGCAAACCTGGTGCGAAATTATCCGGCCATTAA
- a CDS encoding UDP-N-acetylmuramoyl-tripeptide--D-alanyl-D-alanine ligase has translation MIKKTLQEITQMIKVDNDVSSFNDTSIQGVSIDSRKIGKGNLFVPFKGENSDGHRFVEDAIEKGAAAAFWQKDVPNPPLHLPILIVEDTLTALQELARSYRNELKVKVAGITGSNGKTTTKDMTANLLSLNYKVQKTEGNYNNHIGLPLTILALEEDTEIAVLEMGMSGRGEIDFLTKIARPDAVIITNIGESHLQDLGSREGIAEAKLEIINGLQENGLVIYYGDEPLLDEKLKTYNGSAALRTFGRTGENDVYPVDIKQNDKGSTFGINGSSEKFYLPVLGTHNVLNALAAMIAASHFGVPYEKMNEGFASLKLTNMRMELLEGKMGEKIINDAYNASPTSMNAAIELVANLPGYKKKVLVLGDMLELGPQEEDFHYSTGKSVDAKKVDYVFTFGKLGEFIAKGAKEVLPNGRVAAFTDKQNLIQELKKHVDQETIVLVKASRGMKLEEVVSALQ, from the coding sequence ATGATTAAAAAAACACTTCAGGAAATTACACAGATGATTAAAGTAGATAATGACGTATCTTCTTTTAATGACACATCCATACAGGGCGTCAGCATTGACTCCAGAAAAATCGGGAAGGGCAATTTATTTGTTCCTTTCAAAGGGGAAAATTCGGATGGCCACCGATTTGTAGAAGATGCCATTGAAAAGGGGGCAGCTGCAGCCTTTTGGCAAAAGGATGTTCCCAATCCTCCACTGCATCTTCCCATCCTGATTGTTGAAGATACACTGACGGCTCTTCAGGAATTGGCGAGAAGCTATCGTAATGAATTAAAGGTAAAGGTCGCAGGAATCACAGGAAGCAACGGCAAAACAACGACCAAGGATATGACCGCAAACCTTCTGTCACTAAACTATAAGGTTCAAAAAACGGAAGGCAATTATAACAACCATATCGGTCTTCCACTAACCATTCTGGCACTTGAGGAAGATACGGAAATCGCTGTACTGGAAATGGGAATGAGCGGAAGGGGAGAAATCGATTTTCTTACGAAGATCGCCCGTCCGGACGCCGTGATCATTACCAATATAGGCGAATCCCATCTGCAGGATTTAGGTTCCAGAGAAGGAATTGCAGAAGCGAAGCTGGAGATCATAAATGGCCTTCAGGAAAATGGCCTGGTTATTTATTACGGTGATGAGCCTCTTCTTGATGAAAAGCTGAAAACCTACAATGGTTCGGCTGCATTAAGAACCTTTGGAAGAACCGGGGAAAACGATGTGTATCCGGTGGATATCAAGCAGAATGACAAGGGCAGCACATTTGGGATCAATGGATCCAGCGAGAAATTTTATCTGCCTGTACTGGGCACCCATAATGTTCTGAATGCCCTGGCAGCGATGATTGCAGCATCCCATTTCGGCGTTCCGTACGAAAAGATGAACGAAGGCTTTGCAAGCTTAAAGCTGACGAATATGAGAATGGAGCTGCTCGAGGGCAAAATGGGTGAAAAAATTATTAATGATGCCTATAATGCCAGTCCGACATCTATGAATGCAGCCATTGAACTGGTCGCCAATCTGCCTGGCTATAAAAAGAAAGTTCTCGTTCTTGGCGATATGCTGGAGCTTGGTCCGCAGGAGGAGGATTTCCATTACTCCACTGGAAAATCTGTGGATGCAAAAAAGGTTGATTATGTGTTTACTTTCGGCAAGCTTGGCGAATTTATCGCCAAGGGGGCGAAGGAAGTCCTGCCTAATGGACGGGTGGCAGCCTTTACTGACAAACAGAATCTCATTCAAGAACTGAAGAAACATGTCGACCAGGAAACCATTGTGCTGGTTAAGGCATCCCGTGGCATGAAGCTTGAAGAAGTTGTATCAGCTCTTCAATAG